A part of Escherichia marmotae genomic DNA contains:
- a CDS encoding glycoside hydrolase family 25 protein gives MLYFSLQRKVNCIPGEISSLENRHTAKKWGGKMKKLSAIPLVISLLFINYSSLTLAAESLPDASSLGLENLTNDLSRQELFVKILESDPSRDKEFDSFAVKKYFKFPADVAYDSVLNQPRPSSLFGVDISHHNGRNFPIELLAKNKSVFLYMKSSQGTRYVDPEFAGFWQRAGDTERGIKLHRGAYHFLSSGTPADDAELWGRKQAMTFVKVIKANGGLRATDMPPAVDVEWDVDSLTGKDRWQKRKPAEIITMIKAFTAQVEADLGRKPVIYTARAWWKDAVGGENSFAQVAEHKLWLADYSNQAQASETPRSINQTKWAIWQFTDAAQLNLGSSKKFDASIYKGPTAEFYSTLGVQEF, from the coding sequence GTGCTTTACTTTTCTTTACAACGTAAAGTGAATTGCATTCCTGGTGAAATATCTTCATTAGAAAACAGACATACAGCTAAAAAATGGGGTGGTAAAATGAAAAAACTTTCAGCTATTCCGTTAGTTATCTCGTTATTATTCATTAATTATTCCTCTTTAACGCTGGCCGCAGAATCACTGCCCGATGCCTCATCGCTGGGACTGGAAAACTTAACGAATGATCTCTCCCGGCAAGAATTGTTTGTGAAAATTCTGGAATCGGATCCTTCGCGTGATAAAGAGTTTGATTCCTTTGCTGTAAAAAAATATTTTAAATTTCCGGCTGATGTTGCTTACGATTCAGTATTGAATCAACCACGACCCAGTTCTTTATTTGGTGTGGATATCAGCCATCATAACGGCAGGAACTTCCCGATCGAACTGTTGGCAAAAAATAAGTCTGTGTTCTTGTATATGAAGTCCAGTCAAGGAACACGTTATGTTGATCCTGAATTCGCCGGCTTTTGGCAGCGGGCCGGCGATACTGAACGAGGGATAAAACTTCACCGTGGAGCCTACCACTTTCTTTCCAGCGGTACACCGGCAGACGACGCAGAATTGTGGGGACGCAAGCAGGCAATGACGTTTGTCAAAGTTATCAAAGCTAACGGTGGGCTAAGGGCGACAGACATGCCACCGGCAGTGGATGTTGAGTGGGATGTGGATTCATTAACGGGTAAGGACCGCTGGCAGAAGCGCAAACCTGCGGAAATTATAACAATGATCAAGGCTTTTACCGCGCAGGTAGAAGCCGATTTAGGGCGTAAACCGGTTATCTACACTGCACGTGCGTGGTGGAAAGATGCCGTTGGTGGGGAAAATAGTTTCGCCCAGGTCGCAGAACATAAACTGTGGCTGGCTGATTACTCTAATCAGGCACAGGCCAGTGAAACCCCGCGTTCAATTAACCAGACAAAATGGGCAATCTGGCAGTTTACCGATGCTGCACAGCTTAATTTGGGATCGAGTAAGAAATTCGATGCCAGTATTTATAAAGGACCGACTGCTGAGTTTTATTCCACTCTTGGTGTTCAGGAGTTTTAA
- a CDS encoding caspase family protein — MNKRWLILCKSALGLFIAGISLGMTDVLADDICKNGAMVPDEYCHFFIHYGSENPGRLDIRISDALKIPDQDAAKTRSIGLIIAISKYPLLHEDIPAAAVDGQRMADFLINGQKFDEVILLKDQDASLDNINYFLKEYLPARGTMFDKKARLLIAYSGHGRFGTQNGNSDKAPAFVLSNATDIDGSKGMYEMPALNAQLNILAKRYFHVLTLVNACFGSGLYGMTIGAGNSNSYSNPGAYAIAAGDDKTEVYSLDAKRGSVFFDTIIKGVTNGVADERFGKSYMVKVDGKKEYYAGITRTLSLFIYVNDNIQILMKSWMNKGRGYI; from the coding sequence ATGAATAAACGATGGCTAATTTTATGTAAATCGGCCCTTGGGCTGTTCATTGCAGGAATATCACTGGGAATGACTGACGTCCTGGCAGATGATATTTGCAAAAATGGTGCAATGGTCCCTGATGAATATTGTCATTTTTTTATCCATTATGGCTCTGAGAACCCTGGGAGACTGGATATCCGAATTAGTGACGCATTAAAAATACCTGATCAGGATGCAGCAAAAACTCGCTCCATCGGGTTGATTATTGCAATTTCAAAATATCCACTTTTGCATGAGGATATTCCTGCCGCAGCGGTAGATGGCCAAAGAATGGCTGATTTTCTTATCAACGGACAGAAGTTTGATGAGGTTATTTTATTAAAAGATCAGGATGCATCGCTGGATAATATTAATTATTTTTTGAAAGAATATCTACCTGCCAGAGGGACGATGTTTGATAAAAAAGCCCGTTTGTTAATTGCTTATTCAGGACATGGGCGTTTTGGTACTCAAAATGGTAATTCTGATAAAGCACCGGCATTTGTTTTGAGTAATGCTACAGATATCGATGGTTCAAAAGGGATGTATGAAATGCCAGCGCTGAATGCACAGCTTAATATTCTGGCAAAGCGTTATTTCCATGTTCTGACTTTAGTCAATGCTTGCTTTGGTTCTGGCTTGTATGGCATGACCATCGGAGCGGGTAACTCTAACTCGTACAGTAATCCGGGTGCGTATGCAATAGCTGCCGGTGACGATAAAACAGAGGTTTACTCGCTGGATGCAAAGCGCGGAAGTGTCTTTTTTGATACAATTATCAAAGGGGTAACGAATGGTGTTGCCGACGAACGTTTTGGTAAGTCATATATGGTAAAGGTAGATGGTAAGAAAGAATACTATGCCGGAATAACCAGAACGTTGAGTTTATTTATCTATGTTAACGATAATATTCAGATATTAATGAAAAGCTGGATGAACAAGGGAAGGGGTTACATTTAA